Proteins encoded together in one Bacteroides ovatus window:
- a CDS encoding DUF3990 domain-containing protein, whose amino-acid sequence MILYHGSNIEISQIDIDKGRKGKDFGKGFYLSEDIKQAEKMASLTTFRQGKGVPVVSKFMFDESILNGKSDIKIKQFGGYTIEWAEFILLNRNNNTNIQAHDYDIVIGPIADDTVGLQLRRFIQGYINISQLVNELS is encoded by the coding sequence ATGATTCTTTACCACGGTTCAAATATAGAAATATCCCAAATAGATATTGATAAAGGAAGAAAAGGCAAAGACTTCGGAAAAGGGTTTTATCTGAGTGAAGATATTAAACAAGCCGAAAAGATGGCAAGTTTAACGACATTCAGACAAGGAAAAGGGGTTCCTGTTGTTTCTAAGTTTATGTTTGATGAATCTATTCTAAATGGTAAAAGTGATATTAAAATCAAACAGTTTGGCGGATATACCATAGAATGGGCTGAATTTATTCTATTAAATAGAAACAATAATACCAATATTCAAGCCCATGATTATGATATTGTAATAGGTCCCATTGCTGATGATACTGTAGGTCTCCAATTAAGACGATTTATTCAGGGATATATAAACATATCACAATTAGTGAATGAATTATCATAA
- a CDS encoding DUF3791 domain-containing protein, with amino-acid sequence MSNRELSNRIEYFVGCIGAFAEKYSLSNSQAYKYLKRFSGLDFLEEFYDIEHTFSIEEAVDDLTKICQRNGGALA; translated from the coding sequence ATGAGTAACAGAGAACTATCTAACAGAATTGAATATTTTGTGGGATGTATAGGAGCTTTCGCTGAAAAATATTCCTTAAGTAACAGTCAGGCATACAAATACCTGAAGCGTTTTTCCGGCTTGGATTTCTTAGAAGAATTCTATGATATCGAACATACATTCTCCATAGAGGAAGCTGTGGATGATTTAACGAAAATCTGTCAACGAAATGGAGGAGCTTTAGCATGA
- a CDS encoding DUF6078 family protein, translating to MNDNKLKNKTVPFNYARCYNEQCPKACNCLRRVAALLTTADTSYISIVNPMCIPATGIDCPHFQNAEKIHVAWGISHLLDNVPYKDGTNIKQQLIGHFGKTLYYRFYREERFLSPADQNYIRQLFRRKGITEEPVFDSYTDEYNW from the coding sequence ATGAACGACAATAAATTAAAAAACAAAACAGTCCCTTTCAACTACGCCCGCTGCTACAACGAGCAATGTCCGAAAGCTTGTAACTGCCTGCGTCGGGTGGCTGCACTTCTCACTACCGCTGACACGTCCTACATCAGCATCGTAAACCCAATGTGTATTCCGGCCACCGGCATTGACTGTCCTCACTTCCAAAACGCAGAAAAGATACATGTGGCATGGGGTATCAGCCACCTGCTGGACAACGTACCTTATAAGGACGGAACAAACATCAAGCAACAACTGATCGGGCATTTCGGAAAAACTCTTTACTATCGCTTTTATCGCGAAGAACGCTTCCTAAGCCCCGCGGACCAAAACTATATCCGCCAACTTTTTCGCCGGAAAGGTATCACCGAAGAACCAGTCTTTGACAGTTACACGGATGAGTATAATTGGTAA
- a CDS encoding AAA family ATPase — protein sequence MDPMEYIVPNRKRLPYGMMNFAVIRREDYYYVDKTRFIPMIEQADRFFFFIRPRRFGKSLTLNVLQHYYDVRTRDKFNDLFGDLYIGKHPTANRNSYLVLYLNFSGITGELNDYRKGLDAHCQIRFDFFCEVYSDLLPQGIRERLDEKDGAVNQLDYLVSECERAGQKMYLFIDEYDHFTNAILSDAESLHRYTDETHGEGYLRAFFNKVKAGTYSSIERCFITGVSPVTMDDLTSGFNIGTNYSLTPQFNQMMGFTEEEVREMLTYYSTNSPFRHTVDELIEIMKPWYDNYCFAQDCYGETTMYNSNMVLYFVKNYIDNGKAPREMIEDNIRIDYEKLRMLIRKDKEFAHDASVIQTLVSQGYITGELKKGFPALNITNPDNFISLLYYFGMLTISGIDKGKTKLTIPNLVVQEQLYTYLLNTYNDADLNFSSYEKSELSSQLAYDGNWQAYFSYIADCLKRYASQRDKQKGEFFVHGFTLAMTAQNRFYRPISEQDTQAGYVDIFLCPMLDIYSDMKHSYIVELKYAKYRDSENRVEELRQEAIAQANRYADTDTVKQAIGSTQLHKIVVVYKGMEMRVCEEL from the coding sequence ATGGATCCAATGGAATATATAGTACCCAACAGAAAGCGTTTGCCTTACGGTATGATGAACTTCGCAGTCATCCGCCGCGAAGACTATTATTATGTAGACAAAACCCGCTTCATTCCTATGATAGAGCAGGCAGACCGGTTCTTTTTCTTCATCCGTCCCCGCCGCTTCGGCAAAAGCCTCACGCTGAACGTACTGCAACACTACTACGATGTGCGTACCCGCGATAAGTTCAACGACTTATTCGGCGACCTCTACATTGGGAAGCATCCCACAGCAAACCGCAACAGCTATCTGGTGCTTTACCTCAACTTTTCAGGTATCACCGGCGAACTGAACGATTATCGAAAAGGACTGGATGCACATTGCCAAATCCGCTTCGACTTCTTCTGTGAAGTCTATTCTGACCTCCTGCCACAAGGTATCAGAGAACGATTGGACGAAAAGGACGGGGCTGTCAACCAACTGGACTATTTGGTTTCGGAGTGCGAACGTGCCGGACAGAAAATGTATCTCTTCATCGACGAATACGACCACTTCACCAACGCCATCCTTTCCGATGCGGAAAGTTTGCACCGCTACACTGATGAAACGCATGGCGAAGGTTATCTGCGTGCTTTCTTCAATAAGGTGAAGGCAGGAACTTATTCCAGCATAGAGCGTTGTTTCATCACCGGCGTAAGCCCCGTAACGATGGATGACCTGACGAGTGGCTTCAACATCGGCACAAACTACTCACTTACCCCTCAATTTAACCAAATGATGGGGTTCACCGAAGAAGAAGTGCGCGAAATGCTGACTTACTATTCAACGAACAGTCCTTTCCGCCATACTGTTGACGAATTGATAGAAATAATGAAACCATGGTACGACAATTATTGCTTCGCGCAGGATTGTTACGGTGAAACTACCATGTACAACTCCAACATGGTGCTCTACTTCGTGAAGAATTACATAGATAACGGCAAAGCGCCACGAGAAATGATAGAAGATAATATACGTATCGACTATGAAAAGCTGCGTATGCTCATTCGAAAGGATAAGGAGTTTGCACACGATGCTTCCGTCATTCAAACTTTAGTGAGTCAAGGTTATATCACCGGTGAACTGAAGAAGGGTTTCCCTGCCCTCAACATCACCAATCCGGACAATTTTATAAGCCTGCTCTACTATTTCGGAATGTTAACCATTAGCGGAATAGATAAAGGCAAGACCAAACTGACCATTCCGAACCTGGTGGTTCAAGAGCAGCTCTACACTTATTTGCTGAATACCTACAACGACGCAGACTTAAATTTCAGCAGCTACGAAAAGAGCGAACTTTCAAGTCAGCTCGCCTATGATGGCAATTGGCAAGCCTATTTCAGTTACATTGCCGACTGCCTGAAACGTTATGCATCCCAGCGTGACAAGCAAAAGGGCGAATTCTTCGTTCACGGCTTCACCTTGGCCATGACTGCGCAAAACCGCTTCTACCGTCCTATCTCCGAGCAAGATACACAAGCGGGTTACGTCGATATTTTCCTCTGTCCCATGTTGGACATATATTCTGACATGAAGCACAGCTACATCGTTGAGTTGAAGTACGCCAAATATCGCGATTCTGAAAACCGTGTGGAGGAATTGCGTCAGGAAGCCATCGCCCAGGCCAACCGCTATGCCGACACGGACACGGTGAAACAAGCTATTGGCTCCACGCAACTACACAAGATTGTAGTGGTATATAAAGGTATGGAAATGCGGGTATGCGAAGAGTTATAA